In Lysinibacillus sp. 2017, the DNA window ATAGTTCATCTTTAACCTCCATCAAATTATTTACTATTATTGTAAAACAAAAAAGAGCTTACATACAGATTTTTCAATATGAAAAATCGAATGCAAGCCTTTTCGTTTGGGTTGGTACGTCTCCAATATCCCAATATAAACTAACTTATAAATCTATAGAAGTCGTTAACGCTCTCAATTCTTCTTGCAACTGCTTCATGTCATTTGTAGCAGAAGTTATCGATTTCACCATTTCATTTTCTTCATAAATCGATGAAGCAATTTCTTCAGTAGTTGCCGCATTTTCTTCAGAGATATGTGCTAAACTTTCCATTTGCGTCATCACATTTTCAACCATATCATTTGTTTCAATGATTGTTGTCATGTTCGTTGATAATTTTTTTTGGATTTCATTGAACGATAGCTTAATATCATCAAAAGCTGTTTTAATTTCTTCTAAGGTCTCAACACCTGACACAACCGCTTCTTTCCCTTCATGCGATTGGGATTGGGCGATTTTTGCGCGATCTAATAATTGCTGTGTGACCGCCGTAATATCCGTTGCAATGACCGCACTTTGTTCTGCAAGTTTCTTTACTTCGTTAGCTACAACAGCAAAACCTTTACCATTCTCCCCTGCACGTGCTGCCTCATTTTTTTACATTTTTATAGGACTATTATATTTATATATTAAACACATTTAGGTCTAATTAACTCACAAAAACTAAAATACTACAAAAAACTCAACATTATTAATAAAAAAACATCCCTAATTTATAAATTAGAGATGTACGCGAGTCAATATTCGATTTTCTTTTACGGTATTTTAATATTGGAATACTAAATAACCTAACACAATGACTATGACAGTGGGGACAACAAATGTCATTAAAAAGCGGTACGTTTTATAAAAGCCTTCGCCCAATTTACTGCCTTCAAGTAATTCTTTTCTCACGATCTTCTTGTCCATCACATGCATAACAAAAATCGCAATTAGTAAATTTCCAACTGGTAGTAGAATATTCGAGACAATAAAATCAGTAAAATTAAAAATGCTACGCCCAAAAATCTCCACTTCCGATAAGCTACTATAAGAAAGCGTTGACGGAATTGATGCCATAAAAATGAGTATCCCAATTAACGTCGCGATTTTGCCGCGTGAAATTGACCATTTTTCAATGACAGCTGCAACAATAATTTCGTACAAACTAAAGGCCGATGTTAACGTTGCGAATAAAAATAATAATAAAAACAGTGCTAAAAATAGTTCACCAAATGGCATTTGTGAAAACGCTGCTGGTAGTACCATAAATAATAATGGTGGTCCACTTGTGACTTCCATATCAAACGCAAAAACAACTGGGAATATTGCTAAGCCCGCTAAAAACGATACAAAGATGCTTAAGCCTACAACTGAACCCGCAGAATTCGGTAAGCTGACCTCTTTCTTTAAATACGAGCTATATGTAACTAAACATGAAAAACCAACCGCCAAAGCAAAAAACGATTGCCCTAATGCATATAAAATCGATTCCCCTGTGATACTCGAAAAGTCAGGATATAAGAAAAACTTAATGCCTTCCATTGCACCATCTAAAGTGACCGCGCGAATAACTAAAACAAAGAACATAATAAATAACAGCGGCATCATAAACTTATTTGCTTTTTCAATGCCATTTTGAACACCCAGTGCGATAACAACTATATTCGCAATTGTGAATAATGCTAAACCCAGTAAAGCAATCCACGGTGTCCCTGTAACTTGATCAAAAAACGCACCTGCGCCCACAGTAGGTTCAATGACTTTTCCCACAACGGAAACGCCGCTATAAACAAAAATCCATCCACCAACTACACTGTAAAACGATAATAATAAAAAGCAACCGATAATGCCTAGCTTACCAATCCAAGCCCACGCCTTAGTGTTCGGTGCTAATACTTTATAAGCAGTTACTGCCTCTTTTTGTGAACCTCGTCCGATAATATATTCCGATAACAACATTGGTAAACCAATGATAACTGTTAAAATTACAAAAATTAAAAAGAATGCGCCGCCACCACTTTGCCCGGCTACATATGGCATTTTCCAAATCGCACCTAATCCGATTGCTGCACCTGCAGACGCCAATACGAATCCTAACTTACTTGACCACTGTCCTTTACTCTTCTCCATCTACTCTCACTCCGCTCTATCTACTTGCCTGTAGTACTACTTTTCATAAATATCAAGGACTCTAGCAAAACAGGAAACTTGCTCTTAGGCTAAATCTTTCACTTCTACCTAGCCACCTGTTCCATATGTGTCGAATTCTATCCACGAATTTAATAATGATAACATATTTTTTATGAGGCGTTTTAATAATTAACTTTTCGAATAACCATCTACTTAATAATCATTATTTTCGCAAAGTTATTGCTTCTCTCGCTACTAACTTAATGGTAAATTGAATCTACCTATTTTGTCAAAGTATTCAAAAACTAAACATTAAAAAAGCCTGAACAATAATTGATTGTCCAGGCCTTAAAGTTATAAGTTATTCAATTAATTAACTAACTAACTAACTAAATTAAACACCCATTTTACGACGCGTGTTGCTTGTTTTTTTCGCTTGTTGGCTTTTCATTTTTTTCGTTGATGTATCGCCTTTTAAATTACCTTTACCAGCACCTGCATTATTCTTTTTCGCTTCAAGTTGTTGCTTAACTAAGTCTTGTAGGCTCATTTTCTTTTTTTCTGTTTGATTTTGTTCTGTCATGTTTGTTTCCTCCTTACATAAATCGCTGTTACTTAAGTATAAACCACTTTTTACGAATTTGAAAATGAAAACGGTAAATTTCCCTTTAGATTACGGGACTTTACTTTAACCATCGATTTTTTACGTCCGAATCTAAGGAACCAAGCTTATCAAAGTGACTCGCGGTAATTTCCATTAACATTTCTTCATGTTCTTCCACTTCAATGACACGCAGCACACGGTTGACGATTGTGGCGACTGCTTCACCATGCTCAAACATCGTATTAAACGCTCGAACTCGTAAGGATTTATCACTACTTAGCGCAGCTTGTTCTAATTCACTAACTGACACCATCTCACTAAAGTAAGCGTACGGATCTTCATAGGTATCGCAGTAAATACGCTCAATTGCTTGCTCCACTGTGTCGCCAAGAAAAATAGCGCCTGCATATATCCCATTATTCCGTTGTTCCAGTTCGCTTATACGAATTTCAACAAATTGAAATTGTTCCACGATATAATAGTGCAGTTTTGAATTGAGTGCTGACTTAAATTGATTCCACTCTGAATAGTGCTCTCTTTCATTAAAAGCATTTGGACGAAATAAATACTTAGCTGTGACATCTTTGAAAAAAATCGTCCATTGTAAATAAGGGGACCCAGAAAGCACACGCAATCCAAAACCTGTAGCTGTTTCAATCAGTTCATCATAAACATAGTTGTAATCTAATATGCCACTATCCTTCGCATCTATAAATGTCAGCTCAATCATAGACTTTGGCGTAAAACCTCCACGCATATCAAGTAAAACTTTTACATTGTCACCTATTCGCTCCACTCTTAAAATGTCACCGTCATGAAGTGTTTCGCGAAATACTTGATTACCCGATTCACTCAGCTTTCCGATGATTTGCTGCCTACGATTAATTGCGCCTGTACGCATGTCTTCATAATCAGCCATTACTTGCTCACACCACAGCATGTAGTGGTTATAGCTTATTTTATTTTTATAGATGGTTTCATTTAAAATTGCCTCATGAAATTGGGTTGGTATGTATGAAAGCTGCTGTTTTAATGCCGCTAATTGAATTGCAACATATTCTGGATCTGGTTCTTCTTCTGAAAAATATAAAATATATGCTGTATCCACTTTGTTTTGGGTGTCGATTGATAAATCAAACATTCATTCCCCCCCTTTAACCTATTACAAGTATACTATAAAGCAAAAAGCCTCCTACATTTTGTAAGAGACTTCCTGTACTTTATGAATGATTATGCTTCTAATAATTGAATTGCTTGCGCTACTTGTTCTTCCGTTAAGTTATGACGCACAATATAACGGTTCCGTTCATGCTTTGTACAGTCCATTGTACAACCACCTAAGTGTTTTGCTTCGTTTTCCTCTGATGCAATGATTTGTGCATTACATTCAGGGTTGGCGCAATTAATATAACGTTCACAAGGTGTTCCATCATAGTGGTCACGACCAACTACAACATGTTCTACTTGGTTAATCGGCACGGTTAAACGCTCATCAAACACGTACATTTGCCCGTCCCATAATTGACCTTTCGCTACAGGGTCCTTGCCGTAAGTCGCAACACCACCGTGCAATTGACCTACATCGCCAAATCCTTCACGCTTCATCCAGCCTGAGAATTTTTCGCAGCGAATTCCGCCTGTACAATACGTTAACACATTTTTCCCTTCGAAAAGCTCTTTATTCTCACGTACCCATTCTGGTGTATCGCGGAAGTTTTTTACTTCAGGTCGAATCGCACCACGGAAATGGCCGACATCATATTCATATGTGTTACGTACATCTAAAACAACTGTATTTTCATCTTGCATTTCTTCTAGGAATTGTTCAGGTGATAAATGACGCCCTGTTAATTCATGTGGGTTCACGTCTTCTTCTAAACCCAAATTCACTAGTTCTGGACGAGGACGTACATGCATTTTTTTAAACGTATGCCCTTCTACTACATCTATTTTAAATACGATTCCATCAAATAACGGATCCGCTTTCATCATAGTCATATACTGTTCTGTTTGCTCTACAGTTCCAGAAACCGTACCGTTAATACCTTCTGTCGCAACTAAGATACGACCTTTTAAACCAATTTCTTTACACGCTTGTAAGTGCACTTCAGAAAATGCCGCTGGGTCTTCGATTGTTGTGTAATGATAATATAATAATACTTGATAATTCATGTTTTCCACCTATCATTCAATATATTTGCAGGATATACCTGATAGTTTAAAACTACTTTACAATAATAATGGATTTACTGGCGATTTCCTATCAGTAATTAGGCTGATATTTTTTTCTAAACTATATGACTAACTATGTGCTGAATTGCCAAATTTCCTAACTTTTATTTAGAAACATTTTAACGAAAACATTGTATAACAGAAAAATCCCCCTTCAAACCATTCCGATTTAAAGGGAGATCAATTCAAAGCTATAAAAAGTTCATGATCTTTATCTTATAATCCACATTTCAGCTGTGCACCACAGTTTGTACATGTATTGCAGCCACCCATTTCCTCTACCGTACCTTGACGGCAAACTGGGCATGTATTACCTACTTCTGAGCCGATTGTTACGTCTGTATCTGTTAATGGTTTAATCGTATCCACTAATACTACTTGACGCTTTATTTCGACTTCTGATTGTTTTAATTCTTCAAATTCTAATTGGTTATCTACACTTGATTCTTCGGCTTTTAACGTTAATACTTGTGTATCACGAGAACCATCTACGTAAACAGTACCACCTTTAGCGCCACCATTGTATAAACGCTCGTACACTTTTTGTACTTGCTCTACACCGTAGCCCTTTGGTGCGTTTACAGTTTTCGAAATCGATGAATCAATCCAGTTTTGGATGATACATTGTACATCCGCATGAGCTTCCGCAGAAAGTTCCATTGAAGATTTGAACCAGTTTGGTAAGTTTGCTTCATCTACACCTGGATTTTTATCTAAATATTCTTTTACGATTTCTGCCTTCACTTCAATGAACTTCCCTAAACGACCTGAACGGTAGTAAGTAAAGCTGAAGTAAGGTTCAAGTCCTGTCGCTACACCTACCATTGTACCTGTACTTCCTGTTGGTGCAACTGTTAATAAGTGTGAGTTACGAATACCGCTAGCAATAACGCCTTCACGAATATGCTGAGGCATTTTCTTCATGAAGCCTGTATTAATAAATGCTTCACGTAAACGAGCTGTTTCCGCATCTGTTTCACCTTGTAAGAATGGGAAGCTTCCGCGCTCTGTAGCTAACTCGATTGATTGTTCATAAGCTGCAATCGCAATTGTTTTAAAGATTTCATCAACAAGTTTGTTGCCATCTTCTGAACCGTATTCTTTTTCACAGTAAATAAGTAAATCAGCAAGACCCATAACACCAAGACCAACTCGACGTTCACCAAGAGCTTGTTTTTTGTTATCTTCTAAGAAGTAAGGTGTTGCATCGATTACGTTGTCTTGCATGCGTACGCCAACTTGAACCGTTTTACGTAAGGCATCAAAATCAACTGTTTTTGTTTCTTTATTAGCAAACTGCGCTAAGTTTACCGCAGCTAAGTTACATACTGAGTATGGTGCTAGTGGTTGTTCTCCACATGGATTGGTTGCTACAACTTGTTGACCATATGCTTTCGCATTTGTCATGTCGTTGGCGTTATCGATGAAGAAAATACCTGGCTCTGCAGCATATGTTGCACAAATATTAATTAAATTCCAAAGCTCTTTTGCTTTAATTGTACGGTATGTGCGCACTGGATAACCAAGCTTTTCCCATTCACGAACGTCGCCTACTTCATGCCATTTTTCGTTGTAGTCTTTCATTTGCTCTGGTGTGTAGTTTGCTACATCTGGGAAACGTAATGGGAATTCACCATCTGTTTCAACAGCATCCATGAACTCTTTCGTTAATGTAACCGAAATATTCGCACCCGTTAAGAAATCTGGATTGTGTACAGAGAACGTACCACCATCACGAAGTTTTGTTTCAGCATCGCGGATAATAGCTTCGTTAAAGCCCCCGAAACCTTCAATGTTTTTGAAGTTTAAGATACCTTGATACATTGCGTCTTCTTGTGATGTTAACGCTTTGAATTTTAGCTTTTCTTTCGCCATACGGATGATTGTTTCATCTTCTGTATTTTCCATTAAGTAGCGTAAAATACGTGGATTTTGCATTTTAGAAATGATGAACTCCACGATATCTGGATGCCAATCCGCTAACATGATCATTTGAGCACCACGACGTGATCCACCTTGTTCAACAAGATGTGTTAACTTCGCAATATCATCTAACCAACTTACCGAACCAGATGATTTACCATTTACCCCACGTGCCAACGTGTTACGTGGACGAAGTGTTGAACCATTCGTACCAACACCACCACCGCGACTCATAATTTCCATTACTTGCTTACGGTGATCACTAATGCCTTCACGAGAATCCGCAACAAATGGCATAACGTAGCAGTTAAAGAATGTTACTTCGGTTTCAGAGCCAGCACCATAAATTACACGACCTGCAGGAATAAAGTTAAGTGCTACTAATTGTTCATAAAACTTTTCAAACCATTCTTTGCGCTTTTCTTCTGTTTTTTCAACAGCAGCTAAGCCCGTCGCATTACGTTTGGCAATTTGCTCATAATAAATTTCTAAAGGTTTTTCGATTATATCTAAAGAGCGTTCGACAACACCTGTTGTTTGCTCGTCCCCATCTAATACATGTCGGTAATCTTCTTCAATTAAAATCGATGCCGTTTTTTTATCTAGATTAATCGATTGAATAATCCCTAATCCACGTGCAGGGAATTTTGGATCTTGTTTTACGGTTAATACAACAAAATCTCCTACTTTTAATGTTTTCTTTTCCGTATCTTTAAAAGAATAACGGTCAATCATAACCAGACGAGACACACCTCTATGGGTAATATGCATATCCGATGTAATCGGATGTACTTGAGGAAACTGCTCGATATCTTGATTTAACTGATTGACTTGGATGGTTTCTTCTATAACACTTGCCACCACATAAGCCCCCTTTGAACGATTTAATAATTTATAAGTTCCCAACAAAAACGAGAATCAAACACAATATGTAGTGTTTGATTCTTTTTAACTATCCTATATATTGGGTATGTACTTCTTTACTTAAAAAAGAGTACAACATATAATTTTTTCAAACAAGGTCTTGATTTTTTTGAAATCGTGTTAACCGTACGTGTATCAAGGTTTTAAGTATCAAAAAATTTTTTTCAAAAAAATGAAAACAGATGTTCGTTTTCTATTTTTTGAAATTCCACTCATCCGATGCATATTTATTTTGTGCCAACTGTTCCACATATTGTAATTGTTTCTCCGATAGCTCATACGGAACGAGTTCAATATGCAACGCTTGTTCAAAACCTTTCGAAAAAGCTTCAACACATTGTTCAATTGTAAATGGTATTTCGGAAAACTGATTCATCGCTACAGCTTTCTCTGGTAATTTTTTGCGCATTTTTTCCTTTGATTCTTCTGTCTCAAAGTTAAAAACAGATAATAATCGCTCTTCATCTAAATCTAAAAGAATTGCTCCATGTTGTAAAATAACACCTTTTTGACGTGTTTGGGCACTACCTGCTACTTTTTTCCCTTCCACAACGAGCTCATACCAACTCGGTGCATCAAAGCAAACCGCACTTTTCGGCTTTTTTAAGTCATCAAATTTTTCTTGCGAATCAGGTACACTGAAATACGCATCTAAACCAAGATTCTGAAACCCAAGTAAAATTCCCTCACTAATAACACGATAAGCTTCTGTAACAGTCGTTGGCATCTCTGGATAAGCTTCTGATACGATTACCGAGTATGTAAGTTCTTGATCATGCAACACCGCACGCCCACCAGTAGGACGACGAACAAAGCCTAAATCTTGCTCTTTTACTGCTTGCATATTAATATCACGTTTGACTTGTTGGAAATAACCAATTGAAAGTGTGGCTGGATTCCATTCATAAAATCGAATAATTGGTGGAATACTACCTTCACTATGCCAATCGAGTAATGCCTCATCCAATGCCATATTAAAAGATGGACTACATGGACCTGAATTGATAAAACACCACTGTTTTTTCAAAATTTTCTCGCCTCCAATAGTTCATTTTAACAAACTCACTCGACTATCTCTAGTTCATCTCTTATAATAGAAAATAGAGAAAGAAAGGGGCAATATCGCAGTGACAATTTTATACACACTATTGGCTATCTTAGTCATCATCGTAGTTTACATTGTTGTAAACTCATTACGCTTAAAAAAAGCGGTGACAAACTTAACACAAGAACAATTTATCGAAGGCTACCGTAAAGCACAATTAATCGATTTACGCGAACCTAAAGAATTTGAAGCGGGTCACATTTTAGGTGCTCGTAACATCCCGATGACGCAATTCAACAATCGTCATAAAGAAGTTCGTCCAGACTTACCCGTATATCTTTACTGCCAAAACTCTGGTCGCAGTGCACGTGCTGCATTAAACTTAAAGAAAAAAGGCTATACTCAAATTTACCAATTACAAGGCGGCTTCAAAACTTGGACAGGTAAAGTAAAATCAAAATAATTTATGTCTCAAGCTCTCTACTTCTAGAGGGCTTTTTTTCATTTGTTTAAAAATTCGATGAGTTTCTTCTATTATAATATGTATTTAAAAGAGGTCGAACATCCTGCAACCTCCGATAATTAAATTATTATATAAAAATAAGAGACTGGGGAATACTCCCAGCCTCTTAATAATTTATTGGATAGTCACTGCTTCTTGTTTTGTATAACGTAATACTGGGGTACGCGCAGCTCGTGTTTCATCTAAACGATTGACAACTGTCGTATGTGGTGCTTCTTGTACGATTGATGGGTTATCAATCGTTTCTTGTGCAATTTGAATCATCGCATCACAGAATGCATCTAATGTTTCTTTTGATTCTGTTTCAGTTGGTTCGATCATAATGCCCTCCTCCACGTTTAACGGGAAGTAAACTGTTGGTGGATGGTAACCAAAGTCAAGCAGACGTTTTGCAATATCCAAAGTACGTACGCCTAATTTCTTTTGACGACGACCTGATAAGACAAATTCATGTTTACAATGACGGTTGTATGGAAGGTCGAAATGTTCTTCTAAACGACGCATCATGTAGTTTGCGTTTAATACCGCATATTCTGTTACCGCTTTTAAGCCGTCTGGACCCATTGTACGGATGTATGTGTAGGCACGAACATTAATGCCAAAGTTCCCGTAATAAGGTTTTACACGACCGATTGATTGTGGACGGTTATAGTCAAAGTGGAATGAGCCATCTTCTAATTTTACTAATACTGGTTTTGGTAAGAATGGGATTAAACCTGCTTTCACCCCTACTGGACCTGAACCTGGACCACCGCCACCGTGTGGGCCAGTGAATGTTTTGTGTAAGTTTAAATGTACACAGTCAAAGCCCATATCACCAGGGCGCGCCTTGCTCATAACCGCATTTAAGTTGGCTCCATCATAGTAAACCTTACCGCCAACACCGTGAACGATTTCTGCCATATCTAAAATATTTTCTTCAAATAAACCTAGTGTATTTGGGTTTGTTAACATTAATGCTGCTGTATCAGAACCCACAACACGGCGCAGATCTTCTAAATCTACTAAGCCGTCTTCACCAGATTTAATTGTAATTGTTTCAAATCCTGCAACAGATGCAGAAGCTGGGTTAGTTCCATGTGCTGAGTCAGGGACGATTACTTTATTGCGGTGACCTTCACCATTTGCTTCGTGGAATGCGCGAATCATCATTAAAGCTGTCCATTCACCGTGTGCTCCCGCTGCTGGTTGTAATGTCACTTCATCCATGCCTGTAATTTCTTGTAAAGATGTTTGTAGGTCATATAAAAGTTCCATTGCCCCTTGTACTGTTGATTCGTCTTGCAATGGGTGAACGTTCGCAAAGCCAGAATAGCGAGCGACTGTTTCATTAATTTTTGGGTTGTATTTCATCGTGCATGAACCAAGTGGGTAGAAGCCTGAGTCTACACCGTGGTTACGACGAGAAAGTGCTGTATAGTGACGCATAAGGTCCAGCTCAAATACCTCTGGAAGCTCGGCTGGCTCTTGACGTACTAACTCAGCTGGTAATAATTCAGATAAATCGAAGTCTGGCACATCAAGTGGCTCTAGGTTATATCCTACACGGCCTTCTTTTGTAATTTCAAAAATGAGTGATTGGTTATCGTTATTCATTGTGAGACCCCATTTCTGCAACTAATGCATCAATTTCTTCTTTTGTACGAATTTCCGTAACAGCGATTAACGCATGATTTTCTAATTCAGGGTAAACGCGACCTAAATCAAAACCACCAATAATCCCTTTTTTGATTAAAGCTTTGTTAATTTCAGTAATTGATTTGTTTGCTTTTACTACGATTTCATTGAAGTGAGCGCCTTGGAAAACAACTTCAAATCCAGCTGCTTCAAATTCATTTTTTGCATAGCGCGTTTTAACGATATTTTGCTTCGCCATTTCTTGTACGCCTTGTTTACCAAGAGCTGACATCGCAACTGATGCTGCAAGTGCTAGTAATGCTTGGTTCGAACAAATATTCGATGTCGCTTTGTCACGACGAATATGTTGCTCACGTGCTTGTAAAGTTAAAACGTATCCACGACGACCATCTTGGTCTACTGTTTCACCAACTAAACGGCCTGGAACTTTACGCATTAATTTATTTGTTACGGCGAAGAAACCACAGTGTGGACCACCAAACGCTTCAGAAATACCAAATGGTTGCGCATCACCTACTGTTATATCTGCGCCAAGTTTACCTGGAGGAGTTAATACGCCAAGTGCTAATGGGTTAGAAGAAACGATGAATAATCCTTTCGCATCATGCGCAATATCTGCAAGCGGTTGTAAGTTTTCAACTTGACCGAAGAAGTTTGGATATTGCACAATAACAGCCGCAGTTTGATCATCTACTAAGCCTTTAAGTGCTTCAATATCTGTTACTCCATCTTTTGTAGGAACCGTTACAACTTCAATTGATTGGCCGTATGCATAAGTTGCCACAACATCTTTGTATTCTGGGTGGACAGCACCTGAAACAAGTAATTTTTTTCGACGTGTATGCCCTGCAGCTAGCATACCTGCTTCAGCTAATGCTGTACCGCCATCATACATAGATGAGTTGGCAAGGTCCATTCCAGTAAGTTCAGCAATCATTGTTTGAAACTCAAAAATCGCTTGTAATTCGCCTTGAGAAATTTCAGGTTGATAAGGTGTATACGCTGTATAAAACTCTGAACGAGAAATGACATGATCAACTACAACTGGTTTGTAGTGATTGTAAACACCTGCACCAAGGAATGATACGTTACAAGCAGTATCTTTATTTTTCGCTGCAAGTTGCGCTAATTCTTTCATTAATGCTGCTTCAGATTTTGCTGCCTTAATGTTGTACTCACCTTGGAAGCGTACTTTTTCTGGAATATCCGCGAATAGCTCATCAATTGTAGAAACGCCAATTGTTTGTAACATTTCTTGCGCGTCTTGTTCTGTCATTGGTAAATAACGATGTTTCATTACATAACCCTCTTTTCAAAAGTTTTATTTACTGCGTTTATAAAATGGAGTTTCCACAATAACTGCCTTCGCAAATTTACTGCGAATTTCAACTTCTACTTCAATTCCGACTTCAGCGAATGTTGCGTCAATTAAAGCTAAACCAATATTACGTTTTGTTAACGGCGATTGTGTACCCGTCGTAACTTCACCTATTTGTTTGCCGTCCTTAAACACTTTATAACCGTGACGTGGAATACCTTTATCAATCATTTCAATCCCAACTGATTTACGAGGAAGACCATTTTCTTTTTGTTCGATTAGCGCTTGTTGACCAATAAATTGTGGCTCTTTTGCTAATTTCACAGCAAAACCGATACCTGCTTCAAGGGGGGAAATATCTTTTGATAATTCTTGACCATATAACGGTAAGCAAGCTTCAAAGCGTAATGTATCACGTGCACCAAGTCCAGTAGCAACTACACCTTTGTCTTTGCCCGCTTCTAAAATTTTGTTCCAAAGATCTTTAATAGCTTCTGGTGCACCATAAATTTCAAAACCGTCTTCCCCCGTATAACCAGAGCGAGAAACAATTACATTATGACCAGCGACTGTTACGTTGTCTTGGAATTTGAAATATTTAATCGTTGAAAGATCTGTATCTGTTAATGTTTGTAATACTTCTTCAGATAATGG includes these proteins:
- the gcvPB gene encoding aminomethyl-transferring glycine dehydrogenase subunit GcvPB produces the protein MNNDNQSLIFEITKEGRVGYNLEPLDVPDFDLSELLPAELVRQEPAELPEVFELDLMRHYTALSRRNHGVDSGFYPLGSCTMKYNPKINETVARYSGFANVHPLQDESTVQGAMELLYDLQTSLQEITGMDEVTLQPAAGAHGEWTALMMIRAFHEANGEGHRNKVIVPDSAHGTNPASASVAGFETITIKSGEDGLVDLEDLRRVVGSDTAALMLTNPNTLGLFEENILDMAEIVHGVGGKVYYDGANLNAVMSKARPGDMGFDCVHLNLHKTFTGPHGGGGPGSGPVGVKAGLIPFLPKPVLVKLEDGSFHFDYNRPQSIGRVKPYYGNFGINVRAYTYIRTMGPDGLKAVTEYAVLNANYMMRRLEEHFDLPYNRHCKHEFVLSGRRQKKLGVRTLDIAKRLLDFGYHPPTVYFPLNVEEGIMIEPTETESKETLDAFCDAMIQIAQETIDNPSIVQEAPHTTVVNRLDETRAARTPVLRYTKQEAVTIQ
- the gcvT gene encoding glycine cleavage system aminomethyltransferase GcvT, which codes for MTNELKRTPLFDEYAKYGGKTIDFGGWELPVQFSSIKEEHDAVRNRAGLFDVSHMGEIFVEGPDALPFLQKMLSNDISKIAVCGAQYSALCYETGGVVDDLLTYRLEDNRYLLCVNAANIEKDFAWLQQHVEGEVTLTNASADYAQIALQGPLSEEVLQTLTDTDLSTIKYFKFQDNVTVAGHNVIVSRSGYTGEDGFEIYGAPEAIKDLWNKILEAGKDKGVVATGLGARDTLRFEACLPLYGQELSKDISPLEAGIGFAVKLAKEPQFIGQQALIEQKENGLPRKSVGIEMIDKGIPRHGYKVFKDGKQIGEVTTGTQSPLTKRNIGLALIDATFAEVGIEVEVEIRSKFAKAVIVETPFYKRSK
- the gcvPA gene encoding aminomethyl-transferring glycine dehydrogenase subunit GcvPA, with translation MKHRYLPMTEQDAQEMLQTIGVSTIDELFADIPEKVRFQGEYNIKAAKSEAALMKELAQLAAKNKDTACNVSFLGAGVYNHYKPVVVDHVISRSEFYTAYTPYQPEISQGELQAIFEFQTMIAELTGMDLANSSMYDGGTALAEAGMLAAGHTRRKKLLVSGAVHPEYKDVVATYAYGQSIEVVTVPTKDGVTDIEALKGLVDDQTAAVIVQYPNFFGQVENLQPLADIAHDAKGLFIVSSNPLALGVLTPPGKLGADITVGDAQPFGISEAFGGPHCGFFAVTNKLMRKVPGRLVGETVDQDGRRGYVLTLQAREQHIRRDKATSNICSNQALLALAASVAMSALGKQGVQEMAKQNIVKTRYAKNEFEAAGFEVVFQGAHFNEIVVKANKSITEINKALIKKGIIGGFDLGRVYPELENHALIAVTEIRTKEEIDALVAEMGSHNE